The genomic interval GCCAACCTTTACTGCAATCTATATGGCATGGATGTCTCAGGGATGAGATTTTTCTCGGTGTATGGGTATAATGAAAGATCCAAAAAAATCTATGCGAACCTGGTTTCCCAGTTCCTATGGGCAATGCATGACAACATTGCACCTGTATTATACGGTGATGGGGAACAGAAAAGGGATTTTGTCTTTGTTGAAGACCTTGTCAAAGCACTCATGCTTGCTGCCGAAAATAATAAAAAATTCAATGTGTACAATGTGGGAACGGGTAAAAATTATACACTTAATGAACTGGTAAAAATACTTAACAAACATCTGGGAAAAGACATAAAGCCCGAATATATCGAAAATCCCATGAAAGACACATATGTTTACTATACCCTTGCTGATATTAAAAAAACAGAGCAGAAAATAGGCTTCAAAGCCAGCATTTCCCTCGATGAGGGAATAGATAAACTCATAAAATATTATAATTATTGATTTTAAAAATATTCTGGTTTAGCAGAAAAGCAGGGATACTTTTTAATAATATTTTTTCATTAATAATATGATGTCAGTATCTCCAAGAAAAGGCATGTTTATTCCAAAAAGAGCAACATTTGTTCGCAAAAGAAAACATTCATCTAGAGAAAGGTTTGAACCGGGATACTTAACCAAAGAAAAACAGAAAATGAAGGCGGAAAAGGACAATATTACGAACCTCAGGAAGGCCCTGAATAAATGTGGGGCGAGGATGGATTGTGCCAGAAAAGCCATAAAAAGAAGCAGGATATGCAGGCATAACTTCGAAGAAATAGAATCAGGATATCATAAAGTAATAAGGGTATACCTTAGAAATGGCGGATATATACATCTGGAAAATGACCGGTGGATCTACCATAAAAAGGAATAATTAACCGACAAAATTCCTTATTTTCTTTAACAAGGATATAAATTCCTCCTTCCTGAGCAGCCCGGTATTTACATTCCTGGGACTGGGATGGTAGGAACAGTACAGGCGCACACCCCCAATATTGTAGTATTTTCCATGAATAAATTTAATGCCACGAGTATTAATTTGATGGGCTCTAAAGAATTTTAATGTGGAATCAAAGGCGATCTTTCCCAGGCACAGTATGGCTTTAAGATTTTCCATCTGTTCAATTTCTTTTTCAAAAAATCCACTGCAATTGTTAAGTTCTTCTTTTTCGGGCTTATTGTCCGGTGGTGCGCATTTCAATGCCAGGGTAATGTAAGTATCTATATACTTCAGCCCATCGTCCTTCCGCTCTGATGTTGGCATATTGGCAAGCCCGGCAGCATATAGGGAAGAAATGAGGAAATCTGAACTTTTGTCCCCTGTGAAAATCCTTCCCGTCCTGTTTCCTCCATCAAACGCAGGTGCAAGCCCGACAATAAGAATCCTGCTTCCTATACTGCCATAACCTGTTATTGGCTTATTCCAGTATGTTTCCCCTGCAAATCCTGCCCGGGGGCTTCTGCTACTCCGGTATTCAACTAGCCGCGTGCATTTCCTGCATGAAATAATTTCACGGTTTAATTTTTCTATATTCATTTCAGGCTGTGCCCTCCGTCTACTGGTATTATTGCGCCATTAATCCATGATGATTTTCCCTCTACAAGGAAATCTATAAGATCGGATATATCCTCAGGTGGTGTTTCCAGATCTCCGTATTTTCTCATTTTTGAATAATTTCTTCCAATTTCAAAGTTTTGCTTTATGTATTCCGGGGCGACAACGTTTACCCTTATGCCTTTTTCAAGAAGCTCGGCCGCCATTATCTTTGCTGACTTCTCCAGTGCATATTTTGATATTGAATATGACAGGAGATTGGTCTTATTTTTTATGGAGATTGAAGAATTGCTAACAAAAATTATTGAAGAGCCGTATACCATATGTTCCAGAGCGTATTTAGACAGATATAGTGGAATTTTCAGATGGTTTGTGATCATACTTTCAAGCCCATCCAGGTTTTCAATGCTATCTTCTATAAAGCCACCCACCATTACAATCAACGAATCAATATGTTTTATTGATTCTGCAGCTTTCACTACCAGATTTTTGCAACTTCCTTCATCCTTCAATTCCATGGCTATATAATCAATTTTTCCGTAAATTGAAAATTCAGAAACGATTTCTTTTAGCTTGCCGGCATCCCGGGAATTAATTATCACGCGGTTATTTTGAAGAAGTAGATCGTAACTCAATGATTTCCCTAATTCTCCGGTTCCTGCAATAAGTATATTTTTTCCAGACATGTGGATACCATTAGCTACCATCTAAAATATATTGCGGTATAGAAATTTCCTCCGGTTATCATAGTACATTATGTATTGGCCGAAAATAATACCGGAATCTTAAGATTAATATATTATAATTATATTGATTTTTGCATGGGGCAGATAATAATAATTGGATACATTTTAGATACAATTGTAGCTTTTTTCATCGGAGCATGGTTTTCCCGATTCTGGTTAAGGCATCCATTCCGGAGAAAACCGGCCACAGGGAAAGATTCCCTTGTTGGAAAAACAGGAGAAATTAAGTTAACACTTAAAAATAATTTCTATGAAATTGCAGTAGACTCCCAGCTCTGGAGGGCTGTTCCGGATGATCCAGGTGAAACTTTTGAAAAGGGAGAAATTGCATATGTAAAGTCTGTGAGGGACCTTACACTGTACATTTCCAAAATTAAATAATTATATACCTTTTAACACTTTGTTTATTATGTATAAATATAATATTGGCGTAATTGGCGGTAGTTTTGCCGATAAAAAATATTGCAACATAGCATATGAAGTTGGAAAAAAACTTGCAGAAAATAATTGTGCCGTTTTCTGTGGTGGAAAAGAAGGCATAATGGAATGCGTATCCCATGGAGTGCATGACAGTAATGGGATGGTGGTAGGAATTCTTCCCGGGGAAAACAGGATGGAGGGCAATAGGTATCTTTCACTGGCTATCCCTACCGGAATAGGTTACATGAGAAATTTTTTAATTATAAGGGCATCGGATGCAATAATAGCCATAGAAGGTTATTCCGGGACTACTTCTGAAGCCGCATTTGCAATAACAGAAGGGAAAACGGTGGTATCCATAGGAGACCTGCAAATAAAAACAAAGAATACCGATGGAAAATTAGTTCATGAGAATAATCCGGAAAAAGCTGTAGAAATAGCTATACAGGAAGCAAAAAATTTTGTTGAAAAATTTCACTGAGTTTTATTTTTCATTAAATGTACCTTTGTGAGGTGTGATATCATGAATATTACCAGGAAAATTCCTATTAAATACTCAACCAAGACATCACCCAGCAGGCCGAAACGTACACTGAACATCTTATACGGAGCAAGCAGATAATAAAGCAATATTATCCCTATTACAGCTATTATTACCAGTGTCAGTGCGGGTTTTAATGATCTCAGTTTTTTGAAATACAGAAGTGAGGGCAACACAATAAATATGATACTTAATGGTAGTGCAATCTCACTGAATTCATTCCATTTTACATGTGCAATGCCCTTAATCTGTACAGAAGCAATTATTATAAGTATAATTCCAACTATGGCTATTCCAATTTCTATGTATAATTTAACATTTTTATCTGGCTTCACAGGTGTAGTTTTGACAGGCTCCCTGTTCTGTGTACCGGTTTCCTTATGGCCAGAATTTTCAGTATCAGGGGAATAATTTTCTTCCGGATTTGGTTCAGCGCTATTTTCTTCCGTCATTCAGTTAACATAAGTTTCCTGTTATTAAATTTTCCTATATTCGATAATAGCCGATGATAAAATAAATAAAGCCATGGCATATATGGAAAAATATGAAAGATGTGTATATTGTTTCAGCAAAACGTACACCTATAGGGAAATTTGGAAAATCCCTTGCAAAAATAAAGGCCACCGAACTCGGTGCTGCTGCTATTAAAGGTGTAATTCAGGATTCAGGTATAGACAAAGACCTTATTGAGGAGGTTATAATGGGAAACGTTATACAGGCTAATGTCGGGCAAAATCCGGCAGGCCAGGCGGCATTTTCTGCCGGACTCAAACCCGAGGTAACAAAAAATACAGTAAACGTTGTATGCGCATCCGGTATGCTCGCAACAGAGAATGCTGCAAGGGAAATTATGCTGGAAGAGCATGACATTATTGTTTCAGGAGGGTTTGAAAATATGAGCAACTCCCCGTTAATAATGCCTTCTGAATTCAGATGGGGGCCTAAACAGCTTTTGTATAAGAATCTCAAAATAGAAGATTCAATGCTTGTTGATGGCCTTGTTGATGCCATGTATGGTGAACATATGGGTGTATCAGCAGAGCGTTCGGCAAAAAAATACGGAATAACAAGAGACCAGACAGATGGATTTTCAGTAGAAAGCCAGAACAGGGCTATCAGGGCCACAGAATCAGGGGAGTTCGCTAAGGAAATTGTTAAACTGGACAACCTTCAGAAAGACGAGGGCATGAGGAAAACATCAATGGAAGACCTTGCGAAACTAAACCCTGCCTTTGACAGGAATGGGATACTCACTGCAGGAAGTTCTTCACAGTTGTCTGATGGGGCTTCAGCTCTTATTCTTGCCTCGGAAAAAGCTTTAAATGAATACGGATTAAAACCCATAGCAAAAATAACAGGATTCAGCTCAGCTTCACTTGATACAAGGGATTTTGTAGAAGCTCCAATACCTGCAACCAGAAAGTTGCTGGAAAAACAGCACAAAAAAATCGATTATTACGATCTTGTGGAACATAATGAGGCTTTTTCGGTAGCATCCATTATTGTAAGGGACCAGCTGGGAGTCGACCCGGAGAGGTTTAATGTTAACGGCGGTGCCATTGCAATAGGTCATCCACTTGGAAACAGCGGCTCAAGGATAATTGTGACGTTGATCAATGCATTACAGAGCAGGCATATGAAAACAGGGCTTGCAACGATTTGCCATGGCGGCGGGGGAGGGCATACTCTTACACTCGAATTGATATAATTATATAGTGATTATTATATAATTTTTATATGCACTTAACACAAAAAGGGAGAGATATAGCATCATTTAATTCTGGTCAATAACAGATTCTATAGACTTAATTATCATATAAAAGTCATCCAGATTAGTTTTAATAAATAGAGTGTCTCACATTTCATAAAATATCAGACAGATGTCGAACATTATTAACAAAAAAACAATAATGGGATATGCCCTCACAGCAAATCCCATTGATTATGGAAATCATAGATAATATTGTTTCGCCTGATGACAGGAAAAGAAAGTACACAGATAGACAGATATTGAAGGTGCTGATAGTTTTACAGATTTTCAATATATCTTATAGATCAGCCAGAATATTCCTCACCAACCATGAGGAATATATAAGAATGGCTGGCCTTAACGAGATACCAAGCTTCCAGACCCTTTCAAGGAGAGCCAGGATGATAGACCTCCATGCAGTAAACAACAAAATTGCCTCATTATATTCAATAGAATCAATAGCTGCAATAGATTCCTTTATGATCCATACATGCAAGCATTCAACAGCAATGAGGAGAAAGGCATGGAATAACTACAAAGATCCTTTATCAGGATGGTCAAAGACAACTAAGGGATGGTCATATGGGAGAAAATGCCATATGGCAATTGATGTTGATTCTCTCATTATAATGGAATGGATGGTAACAAAGGGAAATATGCATGATTCCCATGTGTCGCATGATATGGTGGATTCTGTTAGAGATTTCTCATATGTTCTTGCAGATTCAGCTTATGATGCATCTGACATATACGATTATATATTTGAAAATACACATGCTCTACCTGTAATTGATACCAATAGGAGAAGAGGGATAGTAGATAATAGGTTGCCATTAAACAGGAAAATAGGAATTGATTTGAGAAAAGAATATTCTTCAATGTATCCTCTTAGATGGGAAATAGAACGTACTTTCAGCATACTTGAAGAGATTTTGAAAGCAGAGTATATATGGTACACTGTGAACAGGGACTATGATACTGCAATTGGATTAAAGACCATTGCATACAATCTAATGGTAATATCAAACATGGAACTGGGAGAAAAACCGAGGGAGATAATGAAAATCGTCAATTGTTAAAATGTGAGACACCCTATTAATAAAATCATATGCCATACGGTTATCTATTTCGCCATATCCGTAAACCACAATATTTCTGAAATCCTTTAAATTTCGTATCCTTAGAGCTATATCCTCTGAAATAATATTTTTCGCCTTTAAATTATTTATTAGGTCAGTGTCATCGGAGGGTATGCCCAAATTAAAATCCGAATTAAAAATATAAAATATATCTATAAGATTTTCAATGGAATATTCAATACGCTTATAAATTCCATCTTTTATAATCCCGGACTCGTTAAACTTATCAAAAGTATCTGGCATATTTTCAATAACTAAATCAAGGCTTTGAACAATTTCATTTATCTTATTTTTGATTATATCTTTCCTCATTTTATTTTCTCCAGTCCAATTGCATCGTAATAACCTCTTCTAAAATCTTCAAATTCCTCAATTGTATTTCTTGCTATCTCGTAAATAGATTTATCTTTCATATACAATAATTTGCCATTCAATACGTCCTTTCTAATATACAGGGGCAAATCCTGAAAAATCTGCACATCGAATATATCATTTAAACCGGACAATATATTTAGCCTGAATTTCTGCCTTTCTTCAAGGGTATCATTATAATATATGCATAAATCAATATCGGATGCGTTATGGAACGTATTATTTGAATATGACCCCTAATTCATTATAAAATAACTTTATTATTTCCATAAAATAATATTTGTTTGACCACGTCTGATATCATTTTATCAAAATTATACACATAAGAGTATAAATTTATAATGAAAAGATTTTTCCATTTTGCATCCCATAATTGCCATCACCAGTCGCATTTTACTTTGTGCTAGTATTTTCCAGCTGAAAGTTCTTAAGATAGTTGTATAGAAAATGTATCACCATATGCTGGAATGAAACAAAATCCTGTACAAACAGAAATAACAATATTTCAACAAAGGAATATTTATTAAAATGTTGCTCATATGAGTACGATGTTTGAAGCATGCGTCATTGCAAATTTCAAACTCGATAGTGATTAAAATGAAAGATGTTTATATAGCATATTATAAAAGAACTCCATTCTCCAGAGCAAAGCCCGATAATCCCTCCAAGGATGTATACAACGGAGTATCCATGGATGTTCTGCTCTCAAAGCTTATAAAAGATTCCCTGAGCACGGGAATAAATCCGGAAGAAATAGGGGATGTAATTACCGGATGCGCTATTCAAGCCGGCGAAAACTGGACATACGGAGGCAGGCACCAGACACTGCTTTCTGAATTGCCGGTGAGTGTGCCATCGATGGCAATTGACAGGGCCTGCTCATCTTCCCTGAATGCCACTGCAATAGGCGCAATGGAAATCCAGACAGAAAACTCTGACATAGTACTTGCCGGAGGAATGGAACACATGACACATGTGCCATTATATAATGATCCGTATGTAAAATATAATACCGAATTAATGGAAAAGCCAGAATACAAAAAATATGACATGGATGTCACATACCATGTTGGATTGACTGCCGAGAAACTGGCTGCAATTAATAATATTTCCAGGGAAGACATGGATAAATTTTCATTTGAATCGCAGAAACTAACTGGACATGCAATAGAAGAAGGGTTCTATAAGGACGAAATTTTACCGGTTACAGTAACGCATGATGGAAGTGTTAAAACAATCAATGCCGACCAGACTCCCAGACCAGAGAGTACACTGGAACAGATGGGGCAATTAAAACCGGCATTTAAGGAAAATGGAAGGGTGACTGCAGGTAATTCGCCGCCACTGAGTTCCGGTGCTTCCCTTCTCATGCTTATGTCCGGCGAAAAAATAAAAGAATATGGATTAAAGCCACTTGCAAGAGTAATAGACTATGCCGCTGCCGGAGTAGACCCGACCATAATGGGCCATGGGCCGGTACCTGCAACTAACAAGTTGCTAAAGAAAAATAAACTTTCACCGGATAACATAGATTACTGGGAAATCAACGAGGCATTTGCAGTTGTTGCATTGAATGCTATCAAGCACCTTAATTTAGACAGAAACCGGGTAAACATACATGGAGGGTCTATAGCCATCGGGCATCCACTGGGTGCAACCGGTGCAAGAATAGCCGGAACACTTGCAAGGACACTTCAGGAAAAGAAGGGCAATCTTGGAGTTGCAACCTTATGTGTAGGTGGCGGGCAGGGATATTCGCTTTTGATAGAAAGAGTTTAAAATTATTATGTGGTTGGATAATTTTTAGGTCTTCATTTTATGTCCATAATTACTATACCAGTAATAGTAGATTCTATACTTGATGGCTATTTCAACTATACTCTTCCAAGTACGTTGCTTGAAATTTCAGGAGTCATAATAGGCAGTGCTGCTACATTTATTTTGCTTATATTTATAGTGAAGAGTATAAAGCTCAAAAATAATTTTACAAATTCAAATACATACATGAAATTTGTTATATCTGGATTGGTAATGTCACTTTTTAGTTTCCTTTTTGCCTGGTCGATGGAAACAAAACTAATTTATATGAAAAATATATCTATAGAACGGCTAAAGGTCGCTTATTTTATAGATTTTTACATGCTTGCTGTAGATGCTATAATCATCTTTAAATTGTTAAAAAATTATTTTATGTCAGTAGTGGAATATTTCTCATTATATTTCTATATCTCTTTGTTTTTATTTGGATTTATCACTGCAGATATTATTAATTTGAATAATTATTATCTGATAATATTCGGTGCAATTTCAATATATTTTTTGCTTAATTCAATTTTCACCAGTTTTCACTGTAAATTGAACTGGTTTAAAATAAATGGAAATGAATTTGCACTAATGGGAGTTCGCGGCATAAGTATGAATCCAGAATTTAAGGCAGGAGATTCAGTTATAATAAAGAGAATTAAAGCATTGGATGAGCTAAAAGTTGGTGATATTATAACTTACAAATCTTCAAATATTAACTCGCCTTTAAATGCTTCAGGGTATATAACCCATAGAATTTATGAGATTTCGGGCGATATAATAAGGACTAAGGGAGATAATAACATAGTAGTAGATTACATGAAAATAAGATTAGATGACATAGTTGGCATCGCAGTGGCTAAAGTTGTTCACATTAACAGGAGAGCTACCGGTATAGAAATGATAGGCGATAATAGGAATAAAGAAGACCTGCCATTTTTTACCCCATTTAATATCAGTGCCCGTAAAAGTAGTCTATACTTTAACATATATTTCATTATTATATCGCTAATTCTGATTATAATAATCTTATAAGCGGAATATTGCTTATGTGGTATCGTATCATCTTTTCTATAATACGCCATCAGGGTTCATGTATACCGGCACACATAGATTGGAGCACTATACATCCTGAGCCATATGCAAATAGAAATATTTTAATTGTCACGTAATCTATTGGCTTCTGTACACCTAAAACTACCTAATATATTATAAAAAATAATATGGATTTATTATAATTTTATTTTAGCAATTTTCTGTGCATTAAAAATTTATAATTTTTTCAGAACATCTAAATAATCTACTAAATCCTCATAATCTCTTATGAGGTGGAGTATATCTATTCCCAGTGCTTCCATCATTGTCAAAGCAAGTGAAAGGTTTTCCTCGTTCTCCTCTGATAATTTCTGATTATTCAATTTATCATAAATCTCATTAAAGTTTTTTTCTGCAGTTTGCCTGAAATTATCCAGTTGTTCCGTTATATTATCTTCAAGTTTTTTCATATCTTCTGTGCTATCCATTCATAGGCATTGATAAAAAATATATAGTGTTTTGGTTATTGCATAACCGCGCCTTTCGACGAAGATGCTACAAGTTTCGCATACTGGTTTAATAATCCAGTTTCATATCTCAGGGGCGGTTTTTTCCATTCCTTCATCCTGCGAGTTATTTCATTCTCATCCACAAGGAGGTTAATTTTTCTGTTGGGTGCGTCTATTTCTATCATATCGCCGTCCTTAACAATGGCGATTAAACCCCCGTCCATGGCTTCAGGAGCTATATGCCCTACCATTATTCCCCTTGTGGCGCCAGAGAACCTACCATCTGTTATCAGGGCAACACTATCTCCAAGCCCTTCGCCTATAAGTTCCGATGTTACAGAAAGCATTTCCCTCATTCCAGGTCCGCCTTTTGGACCTTCATATCTTATCACAACTGTGTCTCCCGCCTTTATTTTTTTATCTTTTATGGCTTTAAAGGTTTCTTCCTCGGAATTAAATACCTTTGCCGGACCTTTATGGTATTTTACCTTCGAAGCGGATGTCTTAAAAACTCCACCTTCTGTAGCCAGATTACCCTTGAGTATACTTATTCCACCATCAGGTTTGTATGGCTTATCAAAATCAGATATGACATCCCCGGTTGTGTAAATTTTTATATCCTTAAGATTTTCCTTTACTGTTTTTCCCGTAACGGTAAGCTGATCCCCATCTATCAGGCCATGGTCCATAAGCACTTTCATCAGTACAGGAACCCCGCCGATGTTATTGAGGTCTGCCATTACATATTCTCCAGAGGGTTTCATATTCACTATTTCCGGAACCTTTCTTGAAATTCTGTCGAAATCATCAAGATCCAGTTTTATTTTTGCTTCGTGTGCTATTGCCAGAAGATGCAGCACAGCATTGGTAGAACCCCCCGATGCCATCAGGACTGTTATTGCATTATAAAATGATTCCTGCGTCAATATGTCCCTTGGCTTCAATCCGGTTTCTATGAGCTGCATTACAGCCTCACCTGTTTTATATGCAAATTTCTGCTTTGCGCCATCAACTGCGGGTGGAGAAGCGCTTCCCGGCAATGCAAGGCCCAGAACCTCTGTCATCATGGCCATTGTGTTTGCTGTATAAAGCCCGCCGCATGCACCGGCAGTTGGTACAGCATTTTCTTCCATCAGCTTGAAATCCTGCAATGTCATGGTGTTATTCATATATGCACCTACAGCTTCAAAAAGGTCTCCAACAGCTATGCGCTTGCCCTTATAGTAACCCGGTAACGTTGTGCCCGAATACATAACGATGGATGGTATATTCATCCTCGCCATAGCCATCATCATTCCTGGAGAGGTCTTATCACAGCCGGATAGTGCCGCGAATCCGTCATATCCATGGGCATTTACTGTAAGCTCCACAGTATTGGCTATAAGTTCACGGCTAACCAGTGAATACTTCATTCCTTCGGTTCCCATTGCAATTCCATCTATTACAACGGGTGTGGTAAATACCCTTGGAGTGCCTTCCCTGCTCCTTATTCCTTCCTTGGTATGGTTTGCAAGGGATAAAACATGTATATTGCATGGGCCAGCTTCATTCCATGCGGCTGCTACGCCTACCATGTAATTTTTGAGATCATTGTCGTTTAAACCCATAGCTTTCATGAATGCCCTATTGGGGGCCCTTTCCGGACCACTATATGTTAAATCAGAACGTTTCATTTTTAAATGAAAGCCAATATATTATTTAACATTTTTTAATAGATTTTTAAAAATTGGGATAAAGTACAGGTTCAAAGAGCATGGAAAAACAAATAATTAAATAGTATGAAGTATTTGAAGATATTACCTTAATTATAATATTGTTACCATGTTAAATACGGCTGTCTGTGACTAGCAGTGTGGCAATAACTTAAATTAAGGCATAGGTGAGAAATGTGAAAAGTGTGAGCAGGTTTATCTAACATCTGTGGCGGAGTTTTTAATCGCAGATTTTGTAATAGCTGGTTATTGAGTTTTAGATTTTTAAAAGGGTGTTCCTGTTGATAGGTTCTAAGTTGCTTGTGGATTCCCTGAAAAGAGAGGGTACTAAAAGTATATTTGGAATACCGGGCCTGTACAACATGCCCATGTATGATTCCCTTATCGAAGATATAGAATCAGGGGAACTACGGCATATACTGATGAGGCATGAGCAGGCTGCAGCACATGCAGCGGATGGATATGCAAGGGCTACCGGAAATGTTGGGGTATGTACGGCTACAGCAGGCCCGGGAGTCACAAATATAGTAACAGGGTTAATAACAGCATACCAGGATTCCTCTCCAGTGGTAGCTATCACAGGAGCGGTAAACCGGAATGCCATGGGGAAATTGTCTTTCCAGGAATCTGATACACTTGGCGTGTCATTCCCTGTAACAAAGTATGCTGTAGAGGTTAAAACTATCGAAGAAATACCCGTATGGGTAAGGAATGCCTTCTATATTGCCTCAACCGGGCGGCCAGGGCCCGTGGTAGTTGATATCCCAAGGGATATCCAGATGGAAAATATAGAGAAAGTTGAGGAACCTGGCAAAGTCAATGTGCATTACAAACCATTCGGTACCGTTATAAACATGGATAAGGTCAGGGAAATGGCGACCAATCTCTTAAAGGCAGAAAAACCGGTTATCCTTGTTGGCAATGGCGTTACATGGGCCAACGCAACAGAGGAGGTATTGAAACTATCAGAATTCTTAGGATGCCCTGTTGTATCAACATTGCCAGGAAAATCCGCTGTTCCAGCTGATTATCCACTTTACGTGGGTGCCATGGGGTACTATGGCAGGGCGGAAGCAAGCATGG from Ferroplasma acidiphilum carries:
- a CDS encoding NAD-dependent epimerase/dehydratase family protein, which codes for MSIKNKEILVTGGAGFIGSNLVNTLSKDNHVYALDDLQTGSMHNLKDSMDRIEFIKDRVKNINDYEINPDYIFHIGIYSSSPMYKNNPHLMANAIDDLITVLEYAKKNKSKIVYASTSSIYNGIEEQKEDVIPKVSDYYTEARIAMERIANLYCNLYGMDVSGMRFFSVYGYNERSKKIYANLVSQFLWAMHDNIAPVLYGDGEQKRDFVFVEDLVKALMLAAENNKKFNVYNVGTGKNYTLNELVKILNKHLGKDIKPEYIENPMKDTYVYYTLADIKKTEQKIGFKASISLDEGIDKLIKYYNY
- a CDS encoding uracil-DNA glycosylase, with translation MNIEKLNREIISCRKCTRLVEYRSSRSPRAGFAGETYWNKPITGYGSIGSRILIVGLAPAFDGGNRTGRIFTGDKSSDFLISSLYAAGLANMPTSERKDDGLKYIDTYITLALKCAPPDNKPEKEELNNCSGFFEKEIEQMENLKAILCLGKIAFDSTLKFFRAHQINTRGIKFIHGKYYNIGGVRLYCSYHPSPRNVNTGLLRKEEFISLLKKIRNFVG
- a CDS encoding SDR family oxidoreductase, producing MSGKNILIAGTGELGKSLSYDLLLQNNRVIINSRDAGKLKEIVSEFSIYGKIDYIAMELKDEGSCKNLVVKAAESIKHIDSLIVMVGGFIEDSIENLDGLESMITNHLKIPLYLSKYALEHMVYGSSIIFVSNSSISIKNKTNLLSYSISKYALEKSAKIMAAELLEKGIRVNVVAPEYIKQNFEIGRNYSKMRKYGDLETPPEDISDLIDFLVEGKSSWINGAIIPVDGGHSLK
- a CDS encoding NfeD family protein — protein: MGQIIIIGYILDTIVAFFIGAWFSRFWLRHPFRRKPATGKDSLVGKTGEIKLTLKNNFYEIAVDSQLWRAVPDDPGETFEKGEIAYVKSVRDLTLYISKIK
- a CDS encoding TIGR00725 family protein; protein product: MYKYNIGVIGGSFADKKYCNIAYEVGKKLAENNCAVFCGGKEGIMECVSHGVHDSNGMVVGILPGENRMEGNRYLSLAIPTGIGYMRNFLIIRASDAIIAIEGYSGTTSEAAFAITEGKTVVSIGDLQIKTKNTDGKLVHENNPEKAVEIAIQEAKNFVEKFH
- a CDS encoding acetyl-CoA C-acetyltransferase — its product is MKDVYIVSAKRTPIGKFGKSLAKIKATELGAAAIKGVIQDSGIDKDLIEEVIMGNVIQANVGQNPAGQAAFSAGLKPEVTKNTVNVVCASGMLATENAAREIMLEEHDIIVSGGFENMSNSPLIMPSEFRWGPKQLLYKNLKIEDSMLVDGLVDAMYGEHMGVSAERSAKKYGITRDQTDGFSVESQNRAIRATESGEFAKEIVKLDNLQKDEGMRKTSMEDLAKLNPAFDRNGILTAGSSSQLSDGASALILASEKALNEYGLKPIAKITGFSSASLDTRDFVEAPIPATRKLLEKQHKKIDYYDLVEHNEAFSVASIIVRDQLGVDPERFNVNGGAIAIGHPLGNSGSRIIVTLINALQSRHMKTGLATICHGGGGGHTLTLELI
- a CDS encoding transposase, whose translation is MPSQQIPLIMEIIDNIVSPDDRKRKYTDRQILKVLIVLQIFNISYRSARIFLTNHEEYIRMAGLNEIPSFQTLSRRARMIDLHAVNNKIASLYSIESIAAIDSFMIHTCKHSTAMRRKAWNNYKDPLSGWSKTTKGWSYGRKCHMAIDVDSLIIMEWMVTKGNMHDSHVSHDMVDSVRDFSYVLADSAYDASDIYDYIFENTHALPVIDTNRRRGIVDNRLPLNRKIGIDLRKEYSSMYPLRWEIERTFSILEEILKAEYIWYTVNRDYDTAIGLKTIAYNLMVISNMELGEKPREIMKIVNC
- the hepT gene encoding type VII toxin-antitoxin system HepT family RNase toxin, translated to MRKDIIKNKINEIVQSLDLVIENMPDTFDKFNESGIIKDGIYKRIEYSIENLIDIFYIFNSDFNLGIPSDDTDLINNLKAKNIISEDIALRIRNLKDFRNIVVYGYGEIDNRMAYDFINRVSHILTIDDFHYLPRFFSQFHV
- a CDS encoding acetyl-CoA C-acetyltransferase, with translation MKDVYIAYYKRTPFSRAKPDNPSKDVYNGVSMDVLLSKLIKDSLSTGINPEEIGDVITGCAIQAGENWTYGGRHQTLLSELPVSVPSMAIDRACSSSLNATAIGAMEIQTENSDIVLAGGMEHMTHVPLYNDPYVKYNTELMEKPEYKKYDMDVTYHVGLTAEKLAAINNISREDMDKFSFESQKLTGHAIEEGFYKDEILPVTVTHDGSVKTINADQTPRPESTLEQMGQLKPAFKENGRVTAGNSPPLSSGASLLMLMSGEKIKEYGLKPLARVIDYAAAGVDPTIMGHGPVPATNKLLKKNKLSPDNIDYWEINEAFAVVALNAIKHLNLDRNRVNIHGGSIAIGHPLGATGARIAGTLARTLQEKKGNLGVATLCVGGGQGYSLLIERV
- a CDS encoding signal peptidase I — protein: MSIITIPVIVDSILDGYFNYTLPSTLLEISGVIIGSAATFILLIFIVKSIKLKNNFTNSNTYMKFVISGLVMSLFSFLFAWSMETKLIYMKNISIERLKVAYFIDFYMLAVDAIIIFKLLKNYFMSVVEYFSLYFYISLFLFGFITADIINLNNYYLIIFGAISIYFLLNSIFTSFHCKLNWFKINGNEFALMGVRGISMNPEFKAGDSVIIKRIKALDELKVGDIITYKSSNINSPLNASGYITHRIYEISGDIIRTKGDNNIVVDYMKIRLDDIVGIAVAKVVHINRRATGIEMIGDNRNKEDLPFFTPFNISARKSSLYFNIYFIIISLILIIIIL